DNA sequence from the Flavobacterium lipolyticum genome:
ACAAAGAGGTTACTCATGTTTTAAAATACGGGATGCCTTTCTTCTGTTACAAAGGAAAAATGTTTTGTTACTTATGGACGCATAAAAAATACAAAAAGCCATATATCGGAATTGTAGAAGGGAAACACTTTGATGAACCTTTTTTACTTCGGGAAGCCCGATCCAGAATGAAAATTATGCTTTTTGATCCTGAAGAAGATTTACCTGTAGAAAGAATTGAACAAATTATAGAACAAGCTCTCCATTTATACAAAACCGGAATTATTAAAGTTTGA
Encoded proteins:
- a CDS encoding DUF1801 domain-containing protein, which gives rise to MKEVDNFYEKLEEPGKGVFLALKEIILRQDKEVTHVLKYGMPFFCYKGKMFCYLWTHKKYKKPYIGIVEGKHFDEPFLLREARSRMKIMLFDPEEDLPVERIEQIIEQALHLYKTGIIKV